The following proteins come from a genomic window of Ignavibacteriales bacterium:
- the accB gene encoding acetyl-CoA carboxylase biotin carboxyl carrier protein, translating into MSNELKIKSDGMDINLLKKLIKLVEQSEITEFEVAEGDLKVKISKNLNQVQYQPAGDYSRQLVLSQSPVITEVDAKTITPAEKSSKLHEVKSPIVGTFYRAPAPDADPYIQVGDVVTAGSVLCIVEAMKLMNEIECDVSGKIVKILVENATPVEYNQPLFLIETA; encoded by the coding sequence ATGTCGAACGAGTTAAAAATTAAGAGTGACGGCATGGACATAAATCTTCTCAAAAAGCTCATTAAATTAGTTGAGCAAAGTGAAATCACCGAATTTGAAGTCGCTGAAGGTGATCTCAAAGTAAAAATTTCCAAAAATCTAAATCAAGTTCAGTATCAACCGGCTGGTGATTATTCAAGGCAATTAGTTCTATCGCAATCCCCGGTAATAACCGAAGTTGATGCGAAAACTATTACACCTGCCGAAAAATCTTCAAAACTTCATGAAGTAAAATCTCCTATAGTTGGAACATTTTACCGCGCTCCGGCACCTGATGCAGATCCTTATATTCAGGTTGGTGATGTTGTTACTGCCGGTTCGGTTCTTTGCATTGTTGAAGCAATGAAACTGATGAATGAAATTGAATGTGACGTTAGCGGAAAAATTGTAAAAATTCTAGTTGAAAACGCCACTCCAGTTGAATATAATCAACCTCTATTTCTGATTGAGACTGCGTAG
- the efp gene encoding elongation factor P gives MADTSDFRNGLIIKYKNEPYVIVEFQHVKPGKGGAFVRTSLKNLKTGRVLDNTFRSGEGVEIIRVERRKYQYLFRETGGLVLMDNGTYEQMTVAESVIGEGQVYLKEGVEIELLLDDKDQIITAEIPIFVALKVVETEPGFKGDTANSALKPAKLETGAKINVPLFINEGDVLKVDTRTGGYVERVKN, from the coding sequence ATGGCAGATACTTCCGATTTCAGAAATGGTCTTATCATTAAGTATAAAAATGAGCCGTATGTAATTGTAGAATTCCAGCACGTAAAGCCGGGTAAAGGCGGTGCGTTTGTTAGAACCTCATTGAAAAATTTGAAAACAGGCCGTGTATTGGATAATACTTTCCGTTCCGGTGAAGGTGTTGAAATTATTCGAGTCGAAAGAAGAAAATATCAATATCTTTTTAGAGAAACCGGCGGACTGGTTCTAATGGATAATGGAACTTATGAACAAATGACTGTTGCCGAAAGCGTAATTGGAGAAGGACAAGTTTATTTGAAAGAAGGTGTTGAGATCGAACTTTTACTTGACGACAAAGATCAAATTATCACTGCAGAAATTCCAATTTTTGTTGCGCTTAAAGTAGTTGAAACCGAACCAGGCTTCAAAGGAGACACCGCAAACAGTGCACTGAAGCCTGCAAAACTTGAAACAGGGGCAAAAATAAACGTTCCACTGTTTATCAACGAAGGTGATGTTCTTAAAGTTGATACAAGAACAGGTGGATATGTCGAACGAGTTAAAAATTAA
- a CDS encoding tetratricopeptide repeat protein: MLERRKKITKKQMKEDKLVTSYYTIKNFFLENQARILIGVAAIALVAVGVTLFMNKRASDNKIAAGLLAKLIPLYESSAFKDAIDGQPSSNTVGLNKIVDQYGSTENGETAKIYLANAYSMLGKNEEAYKMFNDYSGSNPLFKATSLAGKGGVLESKKEFDKAADLYQEAAKISKSNPANAEYLLRAGVNLLNSGKKDEAKTVFEMIKKDYKTSAAFSEIDRYIIQIES, translated from the coding sequence GTGTTAGAGAGAAGAAAAAAGATTACTAAAAAACAAATGAAAGAAGACAAACTTGTTACAAGTTATTACACCATTAAAAATTTTTTTCTTGAAAACCAGGCCCGGATATTAATTGGTGTTGCTGCAATTGCATTGGTAGCAGTTGGAGTTACACTTTTTATGAATAAAAGGGCAAGCGATAATAAAATTGCTGCCGGTCTTCTCGCAAAATTAATTCCGTTGTATGAATCAAGTGCATTTAAAGATGCTATTGATGGACAGCCCTCCTCAAACACAGTCGGTTTGAATAAAATTGTTGATCAATACGGCAGCACAGAAAATGGCGAAACAGCTAAAATTTATCTTGCAAACGCTTATTCGATGCTCGGAAAAAATGAAGAAGCTTACAAAATGTTCAATGATTATTCAGGTTCAAATCCATTATTCAAAGCCACATCTCTTGCGGGTAAAGGCGGAGTACTAGAATCGAAAAAGGAATTTGACAAAGCAGCAGATTTATACCAAGAGGCAGCAAAAATTTCTAAGAGCAATCCAGCAAATGCAGAATATCTGTTAAGAGCAGGAGTAAACTTGCTCAATTCTGGAAAGAAAGACGAAGCAAAAACGGTGTTTGAAATGATCAAAAAAGATTATAAAACAAGCGCTGCTTTTTCTGAGATCGACCGGTATATCATTCAAATTGAGAGCTAA
- a CDS encoding CehA/McbA family metallohydrolase, with protein sequence MFEYIGALHIHSVYSDGSGEVKDIAQFANESGLNFILLTDHNTLRALHEGFEGWYGKTLLLVGCEINDKENKNHYLAFGINEAYSTRISAKEYVSKVKEAGGIGFIAHPNEKRSSMKEHPAYPWTEWSSEDFTGIEIWNHMSEWMEGLTEQNKYNYFLHPLKSISAPPSDTLEIWDKLNLKRKVVGIGGVDAHAHKVNVFGFVEMEVFPYKVLFKSIRTHILLKEEVEISTDSVLINSAKKQIYKALEEGRCFVSNSYHGDAKGFRFTAEEGENIYQMGETIPLLNDLKLRIQTPKQNVKIKIIKNGEEIFSINDSFTQFLVKEKGVYRVEVYINQNAWIFSNHIRIGL encoded by the coding sequence ATGTTTGAATACATTGGTGCATTACATATCCATTCAGTTTATTCTGATGGCTCGGGCGAAGTTAAAGATATTGCTCAGTTTGCAAACGAATCCGGGCTTAATTTTATCTTACTTACCGATCATAATACTTTGCGGGCACTTCATGAAGGATTTGAAGGCTGGTACGGTAAAACACTTCTGCTTGTCGGTTGTGAAATAAACGACAAGGAGAACAAAAATCATTATCTCGCTTTTGGTATTAACGAGGCTTATTCTACTCGAATTTCCGCAAAAGAATATGTTAGTAAAGTAAAAGAAGCTGGCGGAATCGGTTTTATTGCGCACCCGAATGAAAAAAGATCCTCCATGAAAGAGCATCCGGCTTATCCATGGACAGAATGGAGTTCCGAAGACTTCACTGGAATTGAAATTTGGAATCATATGTCTGAATGGATGGAAGGACTTACCGAACAAAATAAATACAATTATTTTTTACACCCGCTTAAATCAATCTCGGCCCCTCCAAGTGACACTCTTGAAATATGGGATAAACTAAACCTAAAACGGAAAGTAGTTGGTATTGGCGGAGTAGATGCACACGCTCATAAAGTTAATGTATTCGGCTTTGTGGAAATGGAAGTTTTTCCCTACAAAGTTTTATTCAAATCAATTAGAACGCACATACTTCTCAAAGAAGAAGTCGAAATTTCAACCGACTCAGTATTAATCAATTCAGCAAAAAAACAGATTTATAAAGCTCTTGAAGAGGGCAGATGTTTTGTCTCCAATTCCTATCATGGTGATGCAAAAGGATTTAGATTTACAGCGGAAGAAGGAGAGAATATTTACCAGATGGGAGAAACGATACCTCTTTTGAATGACTTAAAATTGCGAATTCAAACTCCTAAACAGAATGTAAAGATCAAAATCATTAAAAACGGCGAAGAAATTTTTTCAATAAACGATTCATTTACTCAATTTTTGGTTAAAGAAAAGGGCGTTTATCGTGTAGAAGTCTACATAAACCAAAATGCATGGATTTTTTCAAATCATATTAGAATTGGTCTATAA
- a CDS encoding MFS transporter yields MSKVIFSIRYNVFPEKREEYLDVVRELKNLVKADGLENYSVFEQKNKPNNFEEIYIFKSKESYENFEDNTDERIDILMTKLSDMIKEQSTQYTTLFEVNNV; encoded by the coding sequence ATGAGTAAAGTAATTTTTTCCATTCGTTATAATGTTTTTCCGGAAAAACGAGAAGAATACCTGGATGTAGTTCGTGAATTAAAGAATTTGGTAAAGGCAGATGGTTTAGAAAATTATTCGGTATTTGAACAGAAAAATAAACCGAATAACTTTGAGGAGATATATATTTTTAAAAGTAAAGAATCGTATGAGAATTTTGAAGACAATACCGACGAACGCATAGATATTCTAATGACAAAACTTTCCGATATGATCAAAGAGCAGTCAACACAATATACTACCTTGTTTGAAGTGAACAACGTTTAA
- the dapF gene encoding diaminopimelate epimerase codes for MMHLYFTKLSGAGNDFILFDKKINPEVELTSEVINKLCKRRTGIGADGVLLISDLTGYAFEMKYFNSDGSTGSLCANGARCAIRYGNISGRFAEDEIKFIANDIEYSGQVLKNGEIKFFLNNPKKMKQNFKIKAANQLIPASYVDTGSPHIVIKINDVLRNPAEANSFYTDINDFPVFEIGREIRYHKDFAPEGTNVNFVQLNNNEIRIRSYERGVEEETLSCGTGSVASALISFVQNNFNPPIKIHPQSGDVLTVDFKIENQKVQELSLTGLAEIIFKGELLI; via the coding sequence ATGATGCACCTTTACTTCACAAAATTGAGCGGCGCCGGTAACGATTTTATTTTGTTTGATAAAAAAATCAATCCGGAAGTTGAATTAACATCGGAAGTCATTAATAAACTGTGTAAAAGACGCACTGGTATTGGTGCCGATGGTGTTCTCTTGATCTCTGACCTTACTGGTTACGCGTTTGAGATGAAATACTTTAATTCAGATGGATCGACCGGAAGTTTATGTGCAAACGGCGCAAGATGTGCTATTAGATATGGAAATATAAGCGGCAGATTTGCTGAAGATGAGATCAAATTTATAGCAAATGATATTGAATATTCCGGACAAGTATTAAAAAACGGAGAAATTAAGTTCTTTCTTAATAATCCGAAAAAGATGAAACAGAATTTCAAGATTAAAGCCGCTAATCAGTTAATTCCGGCATCTTATGTTGATACTGGTTCACCGCATATTGTAATAAAGATAAACGATGTTCTTAGAAATCCGGCAGAAGCAAATTCTTTCTATACTGATATAAATGACTTTCCAGTTTTTGAAATTGGGAGAGAAATTCGTTATCACAAAGATTTTGCACCCGAAGGAACCAATGTTAATTTTGTTCAGCTTAATAACAACGAAATTAGAATTAGAAGTTATGAACGGGGCGTTGAAGAAGAGACTCTTTCTTGCGGCACCGGGTCCGTTGCTTCGGCGTTAATTTCTTTTGTTCAAAATAATTTTAATCCGCCGATTAAAATTCACCCGCAAAGCGGTGATGTGTTAACGGTAGATTTTAAAATTGAGAATCAGAAAGTGCAGGAACTCTCTTTAACTGGACTTGCAGAAATAATTTTTAAGGGAGAATTATTAATATAA
- a CDS encoding NYN domain-containing protein: MNYYIIDGNNLIGRIKSLQQIQKKDKQASREQLIYFLNRHFAGKKVKLSLHLDGHPNLPLSISKGKITYSFNQPSDNFIRKEIEISSNPRLITLVTSDHSLMNFGKVCGCKVISADDFYRETEKSSVKNDEAEKINQLEKNNDEFLKLFQNKKR, from the coding sequence ATGAACTACTACATAATAGATGGAAATAATTTAATAGGTCGGATAAAATCATTACAGCAAATTCAAAAAAAAGATAAACAGGCCAGCCGTGAACAATTAATTTATTTTCTTAATAGACATTTTGCAGGCAAGAAGGTAAAGCTTTCACTTCATTTGGATGGGCATCCGAATCTCCCTCTATCAATTTCAAAAGGAAAAATAACGTATTCCTTTAATCAGCCATCCGATAACTTTATTAGAAAAGAAATTGAAATCTCTTCCAATCCAAGATTGATAACCCTTGTAACTTCAGATCATAGTTTAATGAACTTCGGAAAAGTTTGCGGCTGTAAGGTAATATCAGCGGATGATTTTTATAGAGAAACCGAAAAATCTTCTGTAAAGAATGATGAGGCGGAAAAGATAAACCAGTTAGAAAAAAATAATGATGAGTTCCTAAAACTTTTTCAGAATAAAAAAAGGTAG
- a CDS encoding Nramp family divalent metal transporter, which produces MFWISKTIHYLSRFKRRTILLFAVIGPGIITMVADNDAGGISTYAVTGSKYGFNLLWVFFILIPMAYFIQEMTVRLGAVTKRGHAEAIFDGFGKFWGWFSIFDLAVVNWLTLVTEYIGMTEAMLMFGVPPWITFLFVTAILMLVVLSGKYWTFEKITLLFCVFNLVYIPAALWAMDTPTAPGWGAVADGFINPKFPGGLTQDLIFIVMANIGTTITPWQIFFQQSAVVDKGMDVRDIKYGKIDTLAGSTLTGIVAVFIIIVTGAAFYYHSPQIIIQDAKQSADALVPLLPHGQGDWARRLFAIGLFDAGFLGALCISLSTSWAVGEVFGWAHSLNKSVKDAPWFYVVYLGTLTTAGAIVLIPGAPLITITMFVQVVAVTLLPAALMFLILLLNDENLMGEYKNTRTQNIINWGITIFVVLISTLFGLTILFPEFIKLV; this is translated from the coding sequence ATGTTCTGGATAAGCAAAACCATACATTATCTAAGCAGATTCAAGCGCCGCACAATATTACTCTTTGCTGTTATAGGTCCCGGTATAATAACGATGGTTGCCGATAATGATGCGGGCGGCATATCAACTTATGCGGTAACCGGTTCAAAGTATGGGTTCAATTTGCTTTGGGTATTTTTCATTCTTATACCGATGGCATATTTTATTCAAGAAATGACTGTTCGTTTGGGTGCAGTAACAAAACGCGGTCATGCAGAAGCAATCTTTGACGGTTTCGGAAAATTTTGGGGTTGGTTTTCAATTTTTGATCTTGCAGTAGTTAATTGGCTTACTCTGGTTACAGAGTATATCGGCATGACAGAAGCAATGCTGATGTTTGGTGTTCCTCCGTGGATTACATTTCTATTTGTTACAGCAATTTTGATGCTGGTCGTTCTCTCCGGTAAATATTGGACGTTCGAAAAAATTACACTATTGTTTTGCGTTTTCAATCTTGTTTATATACCTGCAGCATTATGGGCTATGGACACGCCTACAGCACCGGGCTGGGGTGCAGTTGCGGATGGTTTTATCAATCCGAAATTTCCCGGCGGCTTAACTCAAGACTTAATTTTTATTGTGATGGCAAATATTGGAACTACAATTACACCATGGCAAATATTTTTTCAACAGAGTGCAGTTGTTGATAAAGGAATGGATGTTAGAGATATTAAATATGGAAAGATAGACACGCTTGCAGGTTCAACATTAACCGGTATTGTTGCAGTTTTTATTATTATCGTTACAGGCGCCGCATTTTATTATCACTCTCCACAAATAATCATTCAAGATGCAAAACAATCGGCAGATGCTTTAGTTCCTTTACTTCCACACGGGCAGGGAGATTGGGCACGGAGATTATTCGCAATCGGTCTTTTCGATGCTGGATTTCTTGGCGCTTTGTGTATCTCGCTTTCAACATCTTGGGCGGTAGGAGAAGTATTTGGCTGGGCGCACTCACTTAATAAAAGCGTTAAGGACGCACCTTGGTTTTATGTTGTTTACTTAGGAACATTGACAACAGCAGGCGCTATTGTGCTAATTCCCGGTGCACCGCTAATTACAATTACAATGTTCGTTCAGGTTGTAGCCGTTACGTTATTACCCGCGGCGTTAATGTTTCTAATTTTGCTTTTGAATGATGAAAATTTGATGGGCGAATACAAAAACACCCGGACACAAAATATTATTAACTGGGGCATTACAATTTTTGTAGTTCTTATCTCAACACTGTTCGGCCTAACTATCCTATTTCCCGAATTTATTAAGTTAGTGTAG
- a CDS encoding CBS domain-containing protein — protein MAQLNNHTIKMHELPSGTKEFRFLNFLELIKLPVCAGKIKDKIGKVTDIVFKLSEPFPEAIGIYIEHGWGKPTEFVQWDKVIKIEDDAIFVQKLEEGKTYPPFVDQPGWILVNEHLIGRTILDMDGRRIEVVNDVHLLETKEKMIIVHVDISFNGFLRKWGFRRIRVMKDQLIPWKYVQPLSLEDAGSKDKVSLSITRNQIKELPAEDLADALEELSGEEQQAVFSALDSETAAETLIEAEPRAKRQLMSNLRKERAQNILSEMSIPQLANLFSVLPNDDVIELIQLVPIADAEKISKILSEKEETARVMMTSNYLAAPKEKTTGEILKSLKNSDVDRSNISYIYVIAPEDNTLLGVVDLRELVIAPDETTLADIMVSPVVTAEEEDLRDDLEELFAKYHYRMIPIVDRHDKLLGVIKDKDILAGAD, from the coding sequence ATGGCACAATTAAATAATCATACTATTAAGATGCATGAGTTGCCATCGGGTACAAAAGAATTTAGATTTTTAAATTTTCTCGAGCTTATCAAACTGCCAGTTTGCGCCGGAAAGATTAAAGACAAAATCGGAAAGGTTACAGATATTGTATTTAAGCTTAGCGAACCATTCCCCGAAGCAATTGGAATTTACATCGAACATGGTTGGGGAAAACCTACAGAATTTGTTCAATGGGATAAAGTTATAAAGATTGAAGATGATGCAATTTTTGTTCAGAAACTTGAAGAAGGAAAAACTTATCCGCCTTTTGTTGATCAGCCCGGATGGATTTTAGTAAATGAGCATTTGATCGGCAGAACAATTCTTGATATGGATGGAAGAAGAATTGAAGTTGTAAATGATGTTCATCTTCTTGAAACAAAAGAAAAAATGATAATCGTTCATGTTGATATTTCTTTCAATGGATTTTTACGAAAGTGGGGATTCAGACGAATAAGAGTAATGAAAGATCAGTTGATACCATGGAAATATGTTCAGCCGTTATCTCTAGAAGATGCTGGAAGCAAAGATAAGGTCTCACTTTCAATTACAAGAAATCAAATCAAAGAATTGCCCGCGGAAGATCTTGCAGATGCGTTGGAAGAACTTTCAGGCGAAGAACAGCAGGCTGTCTTTTCTGCTCTTGATTCAGAGACTGCAGCAGAAACATTGATTGAAGCTGAACCACGGGCTAAAAGACAATTGATGTCTAATCTACGCAAGGAAAGAGCACAAAATATTTTATCCGAGATGTCAATTCCTCAACTCGCTAATTTGTTTTCAGTTCTTCCAAACGATGATGTAATTGAATTAATACAATTAGTACCCATAGCAGATGCAGAGAAGATTAGCAAGATACTATCGGAAAAAGAAGAAACTGCCCGCGTGATGATGACTTCAAATTATCTTGCAGCACCAAAAGAAAAGACAACCGGTGAAATTTTAAAGTCATTAAAAAATTCGGATGTTGATCGAAGTAATATATCTTACATTTATGTAATCGCACCGGAAGATAATACTCTTCTTGGCGTAGTTGATTTAAGAGAACTTGTAATTGCACCGGATGAAACTACGTTGGCAGATATAATGGTTTCTCCGGTAGTAACTGCTGAAGAGGAAGATCTTAGAGATGATCTTGAAGAATTATTTGCCAAGTATCATTACAGAATGATCCCGATTGTTGACAGACATGATAAACTTCTAGGCGTCATTAAAGATAAAGATATTTTAGCAGGAGCAGATTAA
- a CDS encoding BtpA/SgcQ family protein, which yields MKLFNNHKPIIGMIHVDSLPGTPKYSGNVKAIIDKAKSEASLYRSCGLNALMIENMHDVPYLNRIVGPEVTSLMSIILYEIKRNFEMPTGIQILAGANKQAIAAAHSAGADFIRAEGFVFAHIADEGMFNSDAGELLRYRKQIGAENVLVFTDIKKKHSSHSITSDTDIVDTAKAAEFFLSDGVIITGSATGKEPSLNEIKQVKENVNIPVIAGSGLTEKNVNQYFEYCDALIIGSYFKVNGIWSNPIDPDRVKALMKKIS from the coding sequence ATGAAACTATTTAATAATCACAAACCAATAATAGGTATGATCCACGTTGATTCTTTACCGGGTACACCAAAATATTCTGGAAACGTCAAAGCAATTATCGATAAAGCAAAATCAGAGGCATCATTATACCGCTCGTGTGGTCTAAACGCATTGATGATAGAAAATATGCATGATGTTCCCTATCTTAATCGAATTGTTGGACCAGAAGTTACATCGCTCATGAGCATAATATTATATGAGATCAAAAGGAATTTCGAAATGCCAACCGGAATTCAGATCCTTGCCGGTGCTAATAAACAAGCAATTGCCGCCGCGCATTCTGCCGGAGCGGATTTTATACGGGCAGAAGGATTTGTATTTGCTCACATTGCGGATGAAGGTATGTTCAATTCAGATGCAGGTGAATTATTACGCTACAGAAAACAAATTGGCGCGGAGAATGTATTAGTATTTACAGACATCAAGAAAAAACACAGCTCGCACTCAATTACATCCGATACGGATATTGTTGATACAGCCAAAGCAGCGGAATTCTTTTTAAGCGATGGAGTCATAATAACAGGAAGCGCAACTGGTAAAGAACCATCCTTAAATGAAATTAAACAAGTGAAAGAGAATGTTAATATTCCGGTGATTGCCGGTTCCGGTTTAACAGAAAAGAATGTAAATCAATATTTTGAATATTGCGACGCTCTCATTATCGGATCTTATTTTAAGGTAAATGGTATATGGTCAAATCCAATTGATCCTGACAGAGTGAAAGCGTTAATGAAAAAAATAAGTTAA
- a CDS encoding cob(I)yrinic acid a,c-diamide adenosyltransferase → MKIYTKTGDKGETSLFGGKRVRKDDLRIKAYGIVDELNAILGVAVAEITFAELKDIIAEIQNDLFTVGSDLASPLENGNKNFTIPRIDSTFTARLESLIDKYDSQLPLLKNFILPGGSKVSAILHHARTVCRRAEREVVALTREEGINDQIEVYLNRLSDLLFVLARFENFLSRHPDVEWKK, encoded by the coding sequence ATGAAAATTTATACGAAGACCGGTGACAAAGGAGAGACATCTCTCTTTGGCGGTAAAAGAGTTCGGAAAGACGATTTAAGAATTAAAGCTTATGGAATTGTTGACGAACTAAATGCAATTCTAGGAGTTGCAGTAGCGGAAATTACTTTTGCGGAACTCAAAGATATTATTGCAGAGATACAGAATGACTTATTTACTGTAGGGTCAGATTTAGCTTCTCCGCTTGAAAACGGGAATAAAAATTTTACGATACCTCGTATTGATTCTACATTTACAGCTAGACTTGAATCATTGATTGATAAATATGATTCACAACTTCCTCTTTTGAAAAATTTTATTTTACCGGGTGGCTCAAAAGTTTCTGCAATATTACATCATGCAAGAACTGTTTGCCGGAGAGCCGAAAGAGAAGTTGTTGCGTTAACCAGAGAAGAAGGGATTAATGATCAAATAGAAGTATATTTGAATCGTCTTTCTGATCTTTTATTTGTTCTTGCTAGATTTGAAAATTTTTTGTCAAGACACCCGGATGTTGAGTGGAAAAAATGA
- a CDS encoding dipeptidase: MEVVINHLKNNFNNYLEELKDYLRIPSISTLDSHKNEMVKCAGFAVQKLKDAGMTRVEIFPTAGNPLVYAEWLGKPDKPTVLIYGHYDVQPADPLELWNDPPFEPVIRDGKIWARGANDNKGQHFVHIKSVEAFFKTIGELPLNVKFILEGEEEIGSDNLVLFLKQNQNLLKCDAVLISDTSMYAQGVPTITYGLRGLLYMEVEVTGPDRDLHSGSFGGAVANPINELAKIISKLHDKNGKVTVPNFYKNVLKLSKTEKENFKRLKFSDKQYAKELGVKELQGESGYSTLERLWTRPTLDCNGIIGGFTEKGAKTVLPSKALAKISMRLVPNQDPVKLAKEFTKYIYSLSPKSIKTDVRTLHYGYGVVVPLESKAIDAAAKATSKAFGKKTIFTREGGSIPVVVDFVNELKAPAVLMGLGLDSDDIHSPNEHFLLENFEKGLYASALFLDEFSKT, from the coding sequence GTGGAAGTAGTCATAAATCATTTAAAAAATAATTTTAACAATTACCTGGAAGAATTAAAAGATTATTTAAGAATTCCAAGCATTAGTACGCTCGATTCACATAAAAATGAAATGGTTAAGTGTGCCGGCTTTGCTGTTCAAAAATTGAAAGATGCCGGTATGACACGTGTTGAAATTTTTCCAACAGCCGGCAATCCTCTTGTTTATGCAGAATGGCTCGGCAAACCTGATAAACCGACTGTTCTAATTTATGGGCATTATGATGTTCAACCTGCCGATCCGCTGGAATTATGGAATGATCCTCCATTCGAACCTGTAATTCGAGATGGTAAAATTTGGGCACGCGGTGCAAATGATAATAAGGGACAGCATTTTGTACATATCAAAAGTGTAGAAGCATTTTTTAAAACTATTGGGGAACTTCCTCTAAACGTCAAATTTATTCTTGAAGGTGAAGAAGAGATTGGCAGCGATAACCTTGTATTATTTCTAAAGCAAAATCAAAATTTGCTGAAGTGCGATGCTGTTTTGATTTCAGATACAAGTATGTATGCTCAAGGTGTTCCAACCATTACATATGGATTGCGCGGATTGCTTTATATGGAAGTTGAAGTGACCGGACCGGACCGCGATTTACATTCTGGTAGTTTTGGCGGCGCAGTTGCAAATCCAATTAATGAATTGGCAAAAATAATTTCAAAACTACACGATAAAAATGGAAAAGTAACTGTCCCAAATTTTTATAAAAACGTTCTTAAACTTTCCAAAACAGAAAAAGAAAATTTCAAGAGGTTAAAGTTTTCTGATAAACAATATGCAAAGGAACTTGGTGTAAAAGAATTACAAGGTGAATCCGGATATTCAACTTTAGAAAGATTATGGACTCGTCCTACATTGGATTGTAACGGAATAATTGGCGGATTTACAGAGAAAGGCGCGAAGACAGTTCTTCCATCAAAAGCGTTGGCTAAAATAAGTATGCGCCTCGTTCCAAATCAAGATCCGGTAAAACTTGCAAAGGAATTCACAAAATATATTTACTCACTTTCTCCGAAGAGCATCAAAACAGATGTGCGAACTTTACATTATGGCTATGGTGTTGTAGTTCCTTTGGAAAGTAAAGCAATTGATGCGGCTGCAAAAGCAACATCCAAAGCATTTGGCAAAAAAACTATTTTTACACGTGAAGGCGGTTCCATACCGGTTGTAGTAGATTTTGTTAACGAGCTCAAAGCCCCAGCCGTGCTAATGGGATTAGGTTTGGATTCGGATGATATTCATTCTCCAAACGAACATTTTTTACTTGAAAATTTTGAAAAAGGACTTTACGCCTCCGCTCTTTTTCTGGATGAATTTTCAAAGACTTAA